The sequence below is a genomic window from Glycine max cultivar Williams 82 chromosome 20, Glycine_max_v4.0, whole genome shotgun sequence.
TgggatttacaaaaaaaaaatactacttaaTAATATGGTGAATAAAGAAGCACCCAAGCGTACTTGAAAAGTCAATTCTCACAGGTGTGTGGAATGCCATCAAAACCTGTAGCAatctttaattacattttttttttataatctgaACTCTTAAGTGACAACGGCATTCTCTATTGGCAATGGTCTAACGAGTTAAACATAATGTAAGAACCAACGAGTCACCAGTTTGAGTAGTACTAGGCTCAATTCCCTTAAGCAAGGTCTTGGATTCGAGCCTTATGGATGGAAAAACATGGTTGGGAAAGGAGACCCACTAAAGTTGATCAGTCAAATTTTCCGACGGAGATTGGTCTGAATATTCGCAGCAATGTCacagtgacaaaaaaaaaacgtaatGTAAGAGTGATTCATCTTTCCCCTAAATCTTAAATATCTAATAACCATTGCCTGATAACCACGGATAATATCTCAACACCACATGTGGTTCAAATCATCTCATTCTTCGTGCACACgtatacataaaaatatatcaacaaaGAGAATAAAAGCAAGCTAAGGAGAGCCCTCAAATTATGCAATGTAGTAATGTTCAGATTCCGAAACGGAACGAAGCGTACCAATCGATTACTTTCGGGAAGCGACAACCACTGGTTGAAGAGCTTCTCGATGAAATTGAGGTTAGACTTGAGGGCCAAACCAGAAAATTCTGGGAGCTGCAACAATTCGACGTCCAACGACGCCGCATCAGTGACGACCTCCATGTTCATCTAAACCAATCTCGTTCTTCTATCTCTCATTCACAGACCAAATCACTAAGCACGAAGAACAACACGAAtcctcaattttatttttcctttctcctttagaaaaaaaattgcagcAAGTTGAATTTCAATGCCTCCGGCGAATCGGAACCTATAATAAGCAGATACTGTACCAAAAAGGGAACAAATGCGGTGGAGATATTTGGATTGGGAGGTGCGGATTCAGGCAGAACCCTAGATCTTTTCGGAATTGAATTTAGAATCAATCAATTAACAACGTATGATATGTACGGTGATGGTGATCTGGTGAAAGATGTGGAATGGATAGAAAGTGaaggaaaatgagagaaaattattgggagagaagaagaaataattgtgcagaaagaaaaagcaagagaaagagagggagaTCTGTTGCccgtaattttatttatttttgcaaagtaaaatggaaattaaaacagaaagaaaaatttcatttaaggttctaatcaataaaaaaattatttaggattttaaaataatcattataaaacttaataaatttattacgcataataattaataattaataaataaataattatataaaaaatattttttctgtattttaattaaattaaattcataatttataaatatcattaatttaatatacaatcttatatttttacctccataaaaaaactaattaataacaaatatcaAGTTATGatgagaattttttaattataaaattaataaaaaatattgatagttgatttaattatattgtatggttaaaaaaaatttaaaaaatagataggaTGACCAATAAAAGTTGGCATGTTCATGTCATAtgtaaaatactaattttaaaaaatctcctTTTTGTAGGGTAAGCTTTTAGGtatctttttccttaaaaaaattaataagaatatgctgataataaaaacattttacatggttatttataaaattgtcaatttttaaaataatttttaagatatatttatgataaaatttatttagttaatagtaaaaatattcacatcaataatttattaaaattaatttcttgtttatttGAATGTAAATTGTTCCAGATTAGTTGTAAGCCCAATAAAAAAAAGCCTGATCATTAAGCGCAACCTACAGAGAACATCTTAGACTAGACTTAAACCATGATCATAAACATCAATTTTCCGAATttgcatctcgatatatttaCTTGAAACACCCTAACCACATTTTTACCTTCATGCACCACCACTATTGTACCTTTTCTTAGGTGGTAACCAACTCTCACCTAACGTTCCTAGTATGCAATAAGACCTATATAGGTGTGAAGCATGTATTCATTTATTCAATTCATGAGATGACCTTGGAGGCACCCACACCATCTCCACACAAAAAACCAcgctaacttaaaaaaaaaagtattataagCAAGCCTAACATGTTCAAGGTACACAATTTTCTATAACATTatattcttcctcttctttggCAAATATTAACCTAAACGTTAGAGTCATTTTAAGTTTAAGCATCTCATCGAGCTTCTCAAATCTGCTTTGAGGCTTTGAGCATTCTTCATCTTTCGAAGCATTTATTCATTAATTCAATTCATGAGATTGATCTTAGAGGCACCCACACACATCATCACACAAAACACCACCCCAACTTAAGAAAAGTCTTATAAGCAAGTCTGACGTACTCAAGGTAAACAAACATTACATTCATTGTCTTCTCTAACAAATATTAACCTAAATGCCAAAGTCCTTTTAAGTATCTCATCAAAGCTTCTCAAATATGCAATGAGCATTCTTCATCTTGGGCTAGTGTTGAATAAGTGGAATTTACATGAATTTTACCCCATAAAAAATTGTgcgtaaaaaataaagtattgaaGCATGTTGCTAATATCTCTTTTATTAGTTTTACTCCCTATGTGTATTGCAAAATTGTTTACGTTTGAGATGGTTGTTTTATCCCAAATTTGTCATGTCGTTGggttttttctctttcataaaTTTGGAAACAGATTGATTCTCATGCTTCTCTCTCTACCAATGTCTTTCCTATTTTCTTCTACCTTTTAGCCTTGGATAATTATAAGCATATATTTCTTTCTCATCTCTTGTttcctgtattttttttatatttcttttccgTCATATCACTTATTACATATGTAATTTTCTCTCTATTCattatgttttttccttttatctttcttttcttttctaccaACATACATCACAAAATGGAATGTATATCCTTACAAGTACTCCTTAGCTTTTGAGCTGGTCAAGCGCTTTCCTTTTGGATTGCCATTGCTTTGGTTCCAAACAAACTTTGGGCTGGGTGTGGGCTTGGTTTTCTCGTATCCTATGGGCTTCTTATCCATGAACACAAAAAAGATAGGGTTGATGCTAGGTGCATctagcattattgctggtgtaTCCAGCACTTAAGGGGAAAAGACTGAAATacccttgatccgtaagtcttttacggatcaagttatTCCGTATGCTTaatatcaacttgatccatatcaACCTTACGGATTAATATGATTTTCGGACCACCCTCACGCACACCCAGCACAAATGCGAAGAAAGCACAAGGacaattttgatatttaaaaaaaatgctgagTGCACCAGCAATATGCTGGATGAACCTAGCATCAGccaaaagataggataaaacaaaattaattaatggaaaataaaataaataattgaggTCTCCAAGTTTCCATGCCCTTGTGTTGGATGCACGCCCCAACTGCACTTCATCCAAGCCCTTATCCACAAAGCAACCCCTCAATTTTCCGCTGCTACCTTATGAGTTCCGAAACCCGCAACAACTGCAACCAACAGCGTCGTTAATGGCGACAGTTTCAAGCGAATTCCTGTCGCATTGCCTCCCACTTGGTACCAACTCGAAGCGCGCGTGGCTTCCAAATCCAAGCAACACCGTGATCACCTGCAGAATCCCACTTCTAAATGAAGACAACCCCAGCAAGCGAAGactgaacaacaacaacaacaacaagggaCACACGAGGGTCACTTCCTCCGACACAAGACCCCAACAACAACATTACGATTTTCGAGACACCCATCACATGAAAGCCCTCAACAGGCTTTGCAAAACGGGCAAGTACACCGAAGCCCTCTATTTTCTTGAGCAAATGGTGAAGAGGGGTTACAAGCCCGATGTCATTCTCTGCACCAAACTCATCAAGGGCTTGTTCACTTCCAAGAGAACAGAGAAAGCGGTGCGGGTCATGGAGATTCTGGAACAGTACGGTGACCCTGATTCTTTTGCTTACAATGCAGTGATAAGCGGGTTCTGCAGGAGCGATAGGTTTGATGCTGCCAATAGGGTGATTCTGAGAATGAAGTATCGAGGCTTCTCCCCTGATGTTGTTACCTAcaacattctcattgggagtctTTGTGCAAGGGGGAAGCTTGATTTGGCTTTGAAGGTTATGGATCAGTTGCTGGAAGATAATTGCAACCCTACTGTGATTACTTATACTATCTTGATAGAAGCGACTATTATACACGGCAGCATTGATGATGCAATGAGGCTTCTGGATGAGATGATGTCAAGAGGGCTTCAGCCTGACATGTACACTTACAATGTCATTGTGAGGGGCATGTGCAAACGCGGGTTGGTGGATCGAGCGTTTGAGTTTGTTTCCAATTTGAACACGACGCCAAGCTTGAACCTCTACAACTTGCTGCTCAAGGGTCTTTTGAATGAGGGCAGATGGGAAGCTGGGGAGAGGTTGATGTCCGATATGATTGTGAAGGGTTGCGAGCCGAACATTGTGACCTACAGTGTTTTGATTAGTTCGCTGTGTCGCGATGGGAAAGCTGGGGAGGCTGTGGATGTGTTGAGGGTTATGAAGGAGAAGGGGTTGAACCCTGATGCTTATTGCTATGATCCGTTGATTTCTGCTTTCTGCAAAGAGGGGAAAGTTGATTTGGCTATAGGGTTCGTGGACGATATGATATCTGCTGGGTGGTTGCCGGATATTGTCAACTACAACACAATCATGGGGTCTTTGTGTAAGAAGGGAAGAGCTGATGAGGCATTGAACATCTTCAAGAAGCTTGAGGAAGTGGGTTGTCCGCCAAATGCAAGTTCTTATAACACAATGTTCGGTGCGCTGTGGAGTAGTGGGGACAAAATTAGAGCATTGACGATGATTTTGGAGATGTTGAGCAACGGTGTTGATCCTGATAGGATCACGTATAATTCACTGATATCAAGTTTGTGCAGAGATGGAATGGTGGATGAGGCCATTGGGTTGTTGGTGGACATGGAAAGGACCGAGTGGCAACCTACGGTTATTAGTTACAACATTGTTCTTCTTGGATTGTGCAAAGCACACAGAATCGTAGATGCCATTGAGGTGCTGGCTGTCATGGTTGACAATGGATGTCAGCCAAATGAAACTACTTACACGTTGTTGGTGGAAGGGGTTGGTTATGCTGGATGGCGAAGTTATGCAGTGGAGCTAGCTAAATCCCTTGTTAGTATGAATGCTATTTCTCAAGATTTATTCAGACGTTTACAGAAACAAAACCATTTCCGTGCCTGATATGTACAAAGAGCTCGCTTGATTAGATTACATTAAATTCTTGGGCATAAAGCTGATTTATTCGGGTCCTCTAATTGAGATTTTTGTTCAGCTCAATTTGATGTGTTATTTCTAATTTACTGTTTTGGGATGTAGTTTGAAGGGAAGGAATATCAAAGGGACTGTCATTACTTCTTAATTTTGATGAAGATGTTATAACTCATGACCAAGTCTCTGTTTTCACATGCGCAGAGTTTGTACCTAATTGTTATCCAATGACTTATAAAGGAAACAATCTGTCAATTTATACCATCTACAAGTATCATTTCATGACCTCaaaaagatttatgcaataattcaaataatgtagtgaagtgaaaaagaaaattcacaaAAAGCATGACGGGTGTATAAACTTAAGAGAAAATGTTACTACTATATCATAAAAATCAGCGCAGAATGGCAGGCGCCGGCTGAGCAAAAAATAATTAGGACGACTGCTAAGTTGATAATGcactctttttttaaataactcaaAAAGTTGGCCCCCAAAATATTGAATGCAGCTTTTCTTTTTAGGAAATAGTCTATGCCCACTAGCATTTAATCACAAACTAAGATgtgtaataaatttgttaacttcCATCATAGTTTACCTTAGGATCATgctaaatagttttttattagaAGTTATAAGATTCATTTGATAGTTAAGAGAGAAGGAGGAGAGGGAAAGATCATgactaataaaaactaataaattaacaactaaaattaatattagaaaaaataattactttttattatttgataatttaaaagtttacacttcattaagttctttttttcttcttcttataaaTGCACTTTTGTCAATCTTTCCCTTCCTCTTTACATATTTAAGAGGATTCTTAGTCCGATTTCTCTAAAcgaaaatattatcataaactcTATAACCTTTACCTGAACATCTATTTTTGTATCAGGATTGATGAGTCACATACCGCACAACTCCAATTTTAAACCAACAGGACAAGTTCGCATTCATGTTTCTTCTGCACAACCTTTGAACAAAATTCTTAAgacagaaataaaataaaataactccCGAGATCAGATGGATGTGTGCCGCATAATAACAAACTTCAATCCCTAAAATTAGatggtaaaaacaaaaaataatgctCATAGATTGTATTATGCAAGTCAACAGAAACGAACTTATAACTACCAAAACTAACACAAGGACCAAAACTTTTTGTTTATCCTCATCGAGTTATCAAAAATCTACAAACTTGAAGATTAGATTgacattaaaaataacataacacgAGCAAATGTTAATGTCAACTTCAACTACAGAAATTTTAGTTCATGGTGAGTGACAGTATTAGCCAATACTGTTGGACCTTGCAGTCCCTCGCAAGTGCCGGTCAAAACTTCCCAACAAGCTTTCCTAGATTGGCAAATATCCACAGTAAAATTAGTAAATCTTAGGCTTGCAAGATACAATGTTACTTCCAGTTTTTCAATGAGAGAAAGAGAGTTACTATGATTCATTACATAAAACTAGCACCTGAAAAAACTCTACCATTGAATAACATAGTAAGAATATGACA
It includes:
- the LOC100812545 gene encoding pentatricopeptide repeat-containing protein At3g04760, chloroplastic; protein product: MATVSSEFLSHCLPLGTNSKRAWLPNPSNTVITCRIPLLNEDNPSKRRLNNNNNNKGHTRVTSSDTRPQQQHYDFRDTHHMKALNRLCKTGKYTEALYFLEQMVKRGYKPDVILCTKLIKGLFTSKRTEKAVRVMEILEQYGDPDSFAYNAVISGFCRSDRFDAANRVILRMKYRGFSPDVVTYNILIGSLCARGKLDLALKVMDQLLEDNCNPTVITYTILIEATIIHGSIDDAMRLLDEMMSRGLQPDMYTYNVIVRGMCKRGLVDRAFEFVSNLNTTPSLNLYNLLLKGLLNEGRWEAGERLMSDMIVKGCEPNIVTYSVLISSLCRDGKAGEAVDVLRVMKEKGLNPDAYCYDPLISAFCKEGKVDLAIGFVDDMISAGWLPDIVNYNTIMGSLCKKGRADEALNIFKKLEEVGCPPNASSYNTMFGALWSSGDKIRALTMILEMLSNGVDPDRITYNSLISSLCRDGMVDEAIGLLVDMERTEWQPTVISYNIVLLGLCKAHRIVDAIEVLAVMVDNGCQPNETTYTLLVEGVGYAGWRSYAVELAKSLVSMNAISQDLFRRLQKQNHFRA